A region of Huiozyma naganishii CBS 8797 chromosome 12, complete genome DNA encodes the following proteins:
- the RTS1 gene encoding protein phosphatase 2A regulatory subunit RTS1 (similar to Saccharomyces cerevisiae RTS1 (YOR014W); ancestral locus Anc_7.106), with amino-acid sequence MRGFKQRLKKTTGSLSGSSSSSGSTTATASTTATAPGKDKDKERRQTGERHRTGRSSASASTSSSGSSRRSGRSAQSASASQSPARAVAVSKPNPTADIDDVEARAPAVTVTGVPSTSSSSRDNEHGEGSRGHESAPPVAAAHAPAHGPSLVGATSAVLPQPQPMSPSSIDIPRGSHSFERLPTPTKLADADIDGIGKTPQRHSSSRFERSRYTHITKLPLFDDVSPEEKIPLFIAKVDQCNVMFDFNDPSFDIQGKEIKRNTLQELIEFIVTNRFAYSPEMYLHMVAMFKINLFRPIPPPVNPIGDIYDPDEDEPVNELAWPHMQLVYEVFLRFVESPDFNHQVAKQYIDQQFILRLLELFDSEDIRERDCLKTTLHRIYGKFLSLRSFIRRSINNIFLQFIYESERFNGIAELLEILGSIINGFALPLKEEHKIFLVRVLIPLHKVRCLSLYHPQLAYCIVQFLEKEPLLTEEVVMGLLRYWPKINSTKEIMFLNEIEDIFEVIEPLEFIKVEVPLFVQLAKCISSAHFQVAEKVLSYWNNEYFLNLCIENAEVILPIIFPALYDLTAQLELDNNNNNTHNSSSGTLLNTHGDPGGLSDPYMLVEQAINSGSWNKAIHAMAFKALKIFLETNPVLYENCNALYLSSVKETEHRRRQRDKKWRALERYVQELRDDPTRTDANDNELATTTLQESGPPE; translated from the coding sequence ATGCGCGGGTTCAAGCAGCGgctgaagaagacgacggGGAGTCTCTccggcagcagcagcagcagtggcAGCACCACTGCCACGGCAAGCACCACTGCGACTGCCCCGGGGAAGGACAAGGACAAGGAGAGGAGGCAGACGGGCGAGAGGCACAGGACGGGGAGGTCCAGTGCCAGTGCTTctaccagcagcagtggGAGCAGTAGACGCAGTGGAAGAAGTGCGCAGTCGGCGTCCGCCTCGCAGTCGCCAGCGCGGGCCGTCGCGGTCAGCAAGCCCAACCCGACGGCAGACATCGACGACGTCGAGGCGAGGGCGCCCGCGGTGACCGTGACGGGTGTGCCctcgacgtcgtcgtcgtcgaggGACAATGAGCATGGTGAAGGTAGCCGTGGCCACGAGAGTGCGCCACCCGTGGCCGCCGCTCACGCGCCGGCTCACGGGCCCAGCCTTGTTGGTGCCACCTCTGCGGTGCTgccacaaccacaacccATGTCACCCTCGAGTATCGACATCCCACGCGGGTCGCACTCCTTCGAGAGGCTGCCCACTCCGACGAAGCTCGCAGATGCAGACATCGACGGGATCGGGAAGACCCCGCAACGGCACTCGTCCTCCAGGTTCGAACGGTCGCGGTACACGCACATCACGAAGCTGCCCCTGTTCGACGACGTATCAccggaggagaagatccCCCTGTTCATTGCCAAAGTGGACCAATGTAACGTCATGTTCGACTTCAACGACCCTAGTTTCGATATACAGGGGAAAGAGATCAAACGTAACACCCTGCAAGAGTTGATCGAGTTTATCGTGACAAACAGGTTCGCTTACTCTCCAGAGATGTACCTCCACATGGTCGCGATGTTCAAGATTAACCTGTTTAGACCGATCCCGCCACCGGTGAACCCGATAGGGGACATCTACGACCCGGACGAGGATGAGCCAGTGAACGAATTGGCTTGGCCGCACATGCAACTTGTCTACGAGGTGTTCCTTAGGTTTGTAGAGTCCCCCGATTTCAACCACCAAGTGGCCAAACAGTACATTGACCAACAGTTTATTCTCAGATTGCTAGAGTTGTTCGATAGTGAGGATATCAGGGAACGCGACTGTCTAAAGACTACACTCCACAGGATCTACGGGAAGTTCCTCAGCCTTAGAAGTTTCATCCGTAGATCGATCAACAACATCTTCCTACAGTTCATCTACGAGTCTGAGCGGTTCAACGGAATCGCAGAACTGTTGGAGATCTTGGGATCCATCATCAACGGGTTCGCGCTACctttgaaggaggaacACAAAATTTTCCTGGTCAGGGTGCTCATCCCATTGCACAAAGTACGTTGCCTGTCGTTGTACCATCCACAGTTGGCATACTGTATCGTTCAGTTCCTAGAGAAGGAACCTTTGCTCACAGAGGAAGTTGTTATGGGGCTACTCCGCTACTGGCCCAAAATCAACTCAACAAAGGAGATCATGTTCCTCAACGAGATAGAAGATATCTTCGAGGTCATTGAACCACTAGAATTCATTAAAGTTGAGGTACCACTATTCGTCCAATTAGCAAAATGTATCTCCTCTGCACACTTCCAAGTCGCAGAGAAAGTGTTGAGCTACTGGAACAACGAATACTTCCTCAACCTGTGCATCGAAAACGCAGAGGTCATTCTACCGATCATCTTCCCAGCACTTTACGACCTCACAGCACAACTCGAActggacaacaacaacaacaatacaCACAACTCTTCCTCGGGGACACTCCTCAACACGCACGGCGACCCAGGCGGGCTCTCGGACCCGTACATGCTCGTCGAACAGGCCATCAACTCAGGGTCCTGGAACAAAGCAATCCACGCAATGGCATTCAAAGCACTAAAGATCTTCCTCGAGACAAACCCGGTCCTCTACGAGAACTGCAACGCACTGTACCTCTCCAGCGTCAAGGAGACGGAACACAGACGCCGCCAGAGGGACAAGAAATGGAGGGCTCTGGAACGGTACGTCCAGGAACTCAGGGACGACCCAACGAGGACAGACGCTAATGATAACGAACTcgcaacaacaactttaCAAGAAAGTGGACCCCCGGAATGA
- the PET127 gene encoding Pet127p (similar to Saccharomyces cerevisiae PET127 (YOR017W); ancestral locus Anc_7.111), protein MNTGSSLCAGKIRCCSVRYTGRRFGSAPLRSQRAERWPLTFTATAKGVSYELVDPSRFGVEHAAGNPPPLSFGLQRTLYEPVVLHPLRDTRSGVYNYDSALEVIPGEFLQHCRSPQKRPLFVTPHKDESLWRVARGLNKKYVSSTSSMTAVLSHLHYLVSNFRQLNVENSSISKNFPQKHCQFTRGAQFPASIILRRKKQGVVSIDSDKSLDREMILSVLGHSLEEFLTERPPRDTQQQPAEHYHYSQLDDFIIRSQLDAYDPQLPGSGIFDLKTRAAVSIRHDLPYVERNNNFTGYEMDSVYGEFESLEREFFEVIRSTLLKYSLQARMGCMDGIFLAYHNIKKMFGFQYLPLDEIDYIIHSTYDRSFARSLETRDAIFRQIYGQGEFIARHQRNSRQIASTLADAEFKISVQLLRQLLGNIENKLSQKSGDWRLAKVLVKTEKKKIPVSRGKSIEVPVLNVLAYPLPDDYEDTPLVPIAKTDTLEDLEQKLDDIVLSNKRLLQDKADRNEVIGFQLEVAHLQRHHRDSVAIPAYLSGKNSPLDRKQKGYVFNQLKKNYYPEGAHRDTPNFYHELDVGEWVTRGTLTPIRDKKLIVSLCQEYLNVKIDALKFQSIVRDEAEEDNSSITNRITDLLNGKFKRANEEVEGGPSQFQLLLRALSLRGELRSKRRTSMKESL, encoded by the coding sequence ATGAACACGGGCAGCAGTCTGTGCGCTGGGAAGATACGCTGCTGCAGTGTGCGGTACACGGGGAGACGCTTTGGATCCGCGCCCTTACGGTCCCAGAGGGCAGAGAGGTGGCCTCTCACGTTCACGGCAACCGCGAAAGGTGTAAGCTACGAACTCGTGGATCCGTCCCGGTTCGGCGTCGAGCATGCGGCGGGGAATCCACCACCGCTGTCCTTTGGGTTGCAACGGACGCTGTACGAGCCCGTCGTGCTGCACCCGCTGCGGGACACCAGGTCCGGGGTGTACAACTACGACAGCGCGCTCGAGGTCATCCCGGGGGAGTTTCTACAGCATTGCAGGTCCCCGCAAAAGAGACCGCTGTTTGTGACACCACACAAGGATGAGTCCCTGTGGAGAGTCGCCCGGGGGCtcaacaagaagtacgTCTCGTCGACGAGTTCAATGACTGCAGTGCTCTCACATTTACACTACCTCGTGTCCAACTTCAGACAACTCAACGTCGAGAACTCCTCGATTTCGAAGAACTTCCCGCAGAAGCATTGCCAGTTCACGAGGGGAGCACAGTTCCCAGCGAGTATCATCTTGCGGAGGAAGAAGCAGGGCGTCGTGTCCATCGACTCGGATAAAAGTCTCGACAGAGAGATGATCCTTTCCGTCCTGGGCCACTCGCTTGAGGAATTCCTCACGGAGCGACCCCCCAGAGACacccagcagcagcccGCGGAGCACTACCACTACTCGCAGCTCGACGATTTCATCATCAGGTCGCAGCTGGACGCGTACGACCCGCAGTTGCCTGGGTCTGGTATCTTCGATCTCAAGACACGCGCAGCCGTGTCGATCCGCCACGATTTGCCCTACGTCGAAcgcaacaacaacttcaCGGGCTACGAAATGGACAGCGTTTACGGTGAGTTCGAGTCTCTCGAGAGAGAGTTCTTCGAGGTCATCAGGTCCACGCTGCTCAAGTACTCCCTGCAGGCCCGCATGGGGTGCATGGACGGGATATTCCTTGCGTACCACAACATCAAAAAGATGTTCGGATTTCAGTACTTGCCCCTAGACGAGATTGACTACATCATCCACTCGACTTACGACAGAAGTTTTGCCAGGTCGCTCGAAACAAGAGACGCCATCTTCAGACAGATTTACGGACAGGGGGAGTTTATTGCGAGACATCAACGCAACAGTAGGCAGATTGCAAGCACCCTTGCAGACGCAGAGTTCAAAATATCTGTACAGTTACTCAGACAACTTCTCGGGAACATTGAGAACAAACTGTCCCAGAAATCTGGAGATTGGAGACTCGCCAAAGTACTGGTCAAaacggagaagaagaaaatccCAGTATCGCGAGGTAAATCAATCGAAGTCCCCGTACTGAACGTGCTCGCGTACCCACTTCCAGATGACTACGAGGATACCCCCTTAGTCCCAATCGCGAAAACGGATACTTTGGAGGACTTGGAACAGAAACTGGATGACATCGTTTTAAGTAACAAGAGACTCCTCCAGGACAAAGCTGACCGAAACGAGGTGATCGGGTTCCAACTGGAGGTGGCCCATTTGCAAAGACACCACCGGGACTCGGTAGCCATCCCTGCATACCTCAGTGGGAAAAACTCACCATTGGACAGGAAGCAAAAAGGCTATGTGTTCAACcagttgaaaaaaaattattatCCGGAGGGGGCCCACAGGGACACTCCAAATTTCTACCATGAGCTAGACGTCGGCGAGTGGGTCACTAGGGGGACCCTCACACCGATCAGagacaagaaactgattgTCTCCCTGTGCCAGGAGTACTTGAACGTCAAAATTGATGCCCTGAAATTTCAAAGCATCGTGAGGGACgaagcagaggaggacaacTCAAGTATAACGAACAGAATCACGGATTTGCTCAATGGGAAGTTCAAAAGGGCGAATGAGGAAGTAGAGGGAGGGCCCTCGCAGTTCCAATTACTGTTGAGAGCGCTGTCCCTGAGGGGGGAGCTCAGaagcaagaggaggaccTCCATGAAGGAAAGTTTATAG
- the KNAG0L00670 gene encoding uncharacterized protein, which produces MTSSVKWWPLAILALVNTVSAFEFRSFNSSSLGVENNTEITNDGSVISTFVNNTNLVQLAPGANVTTAIEDFANTTMVVKNSNGTLYTNITKNPIGTTDSKKGTAEAVEPFVLGWDEYQTISEGSWWSPWYPISECSKDDPNSSVNLKWGYSYQWSGSTDGSFDTTLFRNSVTFDWSKAVSRSGTYSCSTGDDGVAQVWYQQEVGWAEIQKRHCSTTLDGSTCSSWNTVQHVDAPLEGEDSYRLACSESSGCQC; this is translated from the coding sequence ATGACATCGTCCGTCAAATGGTGGCCTCTGGCCATCCTCGCCTTGGTTAACACTGTTTCCGCTTTCGAGTTCAGATCTTTCAACAGTTCTTCGCTTGGTGTCGAAAACAACACCGAGATTACCAATGACGGGAGTGTGATCAGCACTTTCGTGAACAATACAAACCTTGTTCAGTTGGCGCCTGGTGCCAATGTTACCACCGCCATTGAAGATTTCGCTAACACCACCATGGTCGTGAAGAACAGTAATGGTACCCTTTACACTAACATAACCAAGAACCCTATTGGTACAACTGACAGCAAAAAAGGCACCGCTGAAGCCGTCGAGCCATTTGTTCTTGGCTGGGATGAATACCAAACCATCTCCGAGGGCAGCTGGTGGTCTCCATGGTATCCAATTTCGGAGTGTTCTAAGGACGATCCAAACTCTTCCGTGAACCTAAAATGGGGCTACTCGTATCAATGGTCTGGTTCCACTGACGGTAGCTTTGACACCACTCTGTTCAGAAACAGTGTCACCTTTGATTGGTCTAAAGCCGTGTCCCGCAGTGGGACCTACTCTTGTTCAACTGGTGATGACGGTGTTGCTCAAGTTTGGtatcaacaagaagtcGGCTGGGCTGAGATTCAAAAGAGACACTGTTCGACAACTCTAGACGGTAGCACGTGCTCCTCGTGGAACACTGTTCAACACGTCGATGCTCCACTAGAAGGTGAAGACTCTTACAGGTTGGCTTGTTCCGAATCTAGCGGCTGTCAATGTTAA
- the AUS1 gene encoding ATP-binding cassette sterol transporter AUS1 — MSLSEYFTPVADASVTFDGANIQLSGDFISENNAGEKADGYVNDLTFQAEGGEMVLVLGNPTSAVFKSLFHAAKNLEYSPEGSIHFKNNEFKEYGKKCPHQTIYSNEQDVHFPFLTVKQTVDFALSCKFDLSKEEREKIRNDILKEFGLLHVSDTIIGNDFVRGISGGERKRISIIETFIANGSVYLWDNSTKGLDSATALDFLTILKRMARTTKSVNFVKISQASDKIVEKFDKILMLTDNYQVFYGTVDECLSYYRDQLGIRKDPNDCIIEYLTSILNFQFNQSPFANTILNSSESVLNKGMDRSKEDLSTSYHSLQFTSDTDLYRQWIESEYYSHWKDVTSNHLQANGTVSGINPDDITPIFKIPLKQQLMLVTKRAFQRSLGDKFYLIALLISIVVQSLVIGSLFYDIPKTTIGSFSRGSLTFFSILFFTFLSLAEMPAAFQRQPVINKQCQLHFYYPWIEAAATTVFDYCYKLLLVVLFSILLYFIAHLQFSAARYFIFLLFIAIYNFSMVSLFSLTALVSPTLSIANLLAGILLLAIAMYASYVIYLKDMHPWFVWIAYLNPAMYAMEAVLTNELFDLKLDCTESVVPRGVTYENVSFANRACAWQGATLGNNYVRGRDYLHDGLSYTYKHVWRNFGILIGFICFFIACCLLAAQYIKPIYNDPAAKRAFMERFLPFLPQRCSKSQKSNVQRIRSSSSVDSSISEYNVFDNGKLSAMGEINESGRLEHVDGQKHVISWKGINYTVAGDKTLIHNVSGYISSGLTALMGESGAGKTTLLNILSQRTETGVVTGELLIDGKPLTDIAAFRRSIGFVQQQDVHLDLLTVEESLEISCNLRGDGDKNYIRTISELLKLPLDKLVGTLTPTQRKLLSIGVELVTKPSLLLFLDEPTSGLDAEAALTIVKFLKKLSLQGQAIFCTIHQPSKSVINHFDNIFLLKRGGENVYFGPTKGASAYFSSYDKNLSFDKENDNPADFIIDVVGNNDDQDSAKSRGSWVDIWEHSNEKIGMNRELLSLEEKAREQNVDFTMNAWKQPTYWEQLKLITKRQYLCTKRDRTYMAAKYLLNSGAGLFIGFSFWDIKHNINGLQNCIFFCFMALCVSSPLINQVQDKALVSKEVFIARESRSNTYHWSVLLLSQLLVELPLAITSSTLFFVCAFFCCKFNNSPPIAGVFFLNYILFSAYYLTFGLWLIYTAPNLQTAAVFVAFFYSFTASFCGVMQPYSLFPRFWTFMYRVSPYTYFVDTFVSLLLHDRKVLCDLMEFVPGQPLKGQNCGQFMAAYIEEFGGYLKNPNTFTVCAYCTYTTGDDFLKVQGMGYHHRWRNFGIECAFVAFNIFAMFAGYYLTYIAKIWPKVFKHFRVLKFKKSAPSPKETSVV, encoded by the coding sequence ATGTCGCTTTCTGAATATTTCACACCAGTAGCAGATGCGTCTGTTACGTTCGATGGTGCAAATATTCAATTGAGCGGGGATTTCATCTCTGAAAACAACGCCGGCGAAAAGGCGGATGGTTACGTCAACGACCTGACTTTTCAAGCGGAAGGTGGTGAAATGGTGCTTGTTTTGGGTAACCCAACATCAGCCGTGTTCAAGTCCTTATTCCACGCGGCTAAAAATCTAGAATACTCACCAGAGGGATCTATtcacttcaaaaacaacgAGTTCAAAGAGTATGGTAAGAAATGTCCACATCAGACCATCTACAGTAACGAACAGGATGTTCATTTCCCGTTCTTGACCGTCAAACAAACTGTGGACTTCGCTCTGAGTTGCAAGTTCGATCTTTCTAAAGAGGAACGTGAGAAAATAAGAAACGATATCTTGAAAGAGTTTGGGTTGTTGCACGTTTCGGACACAATCATCGGTAACGATTTTGTCCGTGGTATCTCCGGTGGGGAAAGGAAACGTATTTCCATTATTGAAACTTTCATTGCCAACGGGTCCGTCTACCTATGGGATAACTCCACCAAGGGGCTGGACTCTGCTACAGCCTTGGATTTCCTTACTATCCTAAAGCGTATGGCTAGAACGACTAAGTCGGTTAACTTCGTCAAGATCTCACAGGCCTCTGACAAGATTGTTGAGAAATTTGACAAGATTCTGATGCTTACCGACAACTATCAAGTGTTTTACGGTACAGTTGACGAATGTTTGTCGTACTACCGTGATCAATTGGGTATCAGGAAAGATCCTAACGACTGTATCATCGAATACCTAACTTCCATTCTGAACTTCCAGTTCAACCAGAGTCCCTTTGCTAATactattttgaacagcagcgaAAGTGTTCTGAACAAAGGGATGGACAGAAGCAAGGAAGACCTTTCAACTTCTTACCACTCCTTACAATTTACATCAGATACAGACCTGTATCGTCAATGGATTGAGTCGGAATACTATTCGCATTGGAAGGATGTCACATCCAACCACCTGCAGGCCAATGGTACTGTAAGTGGCATTAACCCAGATGACATAACTCCTATATTCAAGATACCTTTGAAGCAACAGTTGATGTTGGTGACTAAGAGAGCTTTCCAGAGAAGTCTGGGGGACAAGTTTTACTTGATTGCACTGCTAATTTCCATTGTAGTCCAATCCTTGGTCATCGGGTCTCTTTTCTACGATATTCCAAAGACTACGATCGGGTCCTTCTCCAGAGGTTCGTTAACCTTTTTCTCCATCCTGTTTTTCACCTTCCTTTCCTTGGCCGAAATGCCCGCTGCCTTCCAACGACAACCTGTGATCAACAAACAATGCCAACTGCACTTTTACTACCCTTGGATAGAAGCCGCTGCTACCACCGTGTTTGATTACTGTTACAAACTGTTATTGGTCGTACTTTTCAGTATTTTGCTCTACTTCATTGCCCATCTTCAATTCAGTGCTGCCAGGTACTTCATATTCTTACTGTTCATTGCGATCTATAACTTCAGCATGGTATCCTTATTTTCCTTGACTGCTTTAGTTAGTCCAACTCTGTCGATTGCCAATCTACTCGCTGGTATACTGCTGTTGGCTATTGCCATGTATGCTTCCTACGTCATTTATCTGAAGGACATGCATCCATGGTTTGTGTGGATCGCCTACTTGAATCCCGCAATGTACGCTATGGAGGCTGTTTTGACCAACGAGCTTTTTGATCTGAAATTGGACTGTACAGAATCTGTGGTTCCTAGAGGCGTTACTTACGAGAACGTCTCATTTGCGAACAGAGCTTGTGCCTGGCAAGGTGCCACTCTAGGTAACAACTATGTTAGAGGTCGTGACTACCTACACGATGGGTTGTCGTACACATATAAACACGTCTGGAGAAACTTTGGTATTCTAATTGGGTTTATCTGCTTCTTCATTGCCTGTTGCTTGTTGGCCGCCCAATACATAAAGCCGATTTACAACGATCCTGCTGCCAAGAGAGCCTTTATGGAAAGATTCCTGCCATTTTTACCCCAGAGATGCTCCAAAAGTCAAAAATCGAATGTCCAAAGAATCCGAAGTAGCTCTTCAGTTGATTCAAGCATCTCAGAATATAATGTGTTCGATAACGGTAAATTAAGTGCTATGGGAGAGATCAACGAGTCTGGTAGACTAGAACACGTCGACGGTCAGAAACATGTTATTTCTTGGAAGGGAATCAACTACACTGTAGCCGGAGACAAAACATTGATTCACAACGTTTCCGGTTACATCAGTTCCGGGTTGACTGCACTGATGGGTGAGtctggtgctggtaagACAACTTTGTTGAACATCCTTTCGCAAAGAACCGAGACTGGTGTTGTTACTGGTGAACTACTAATCGATGGTAAACCACTGACCGATATCGCTGCATTCAGAAGGAGTATTGGgtttgttcaacaacaagacGTGCACTTAGATTTACTGACGGTAGAGGAATCCCTAGAAATTTCGTGCAACCTAAGAGGGGATGGTGACAAAAACTATATCAGGACTATCTCTGAGTTGCTGAAGTTGCCATTGGATAAACTGGTTGGAACATTGACCCCTACGCAAAGAAAGCTACTGTCCATTGGTGTCGAACTGGTAACCAAACCTTCGCTattgttgttcttggatGAACCCACCTCGGGTCTAGATGCAGAGGCTGCATTGACAATCGTtaagtttttgaagaaactgtcgCTCCAGGGCCAAGCTATTTTCTGTACCATCCATCAACCCAGTAAGAGTGTTATCAACCATTTTGACAATATTTTCCTTTTAAAGAGAGGCGGTGAAAACGTTTACTTCGGTCCAACAAAGGGCGCCTCCGCCTATTTCTCCTCCTATGACAAAAACTTATCCTTTGACAAGGAAAATGACAATCCTGCTGACTTCATTATTGATGTAGTGGGTAACAACGATGACCAGGACTCTGCCAAAAGTAGAGGAAGCTGGGTTGATATCTGGGAACACTCTAACGAAAAAATTGGAATGAACCGCGAATTGTTATCGTTGGAAGAGAAAGCTAGGGAACAAAATGTCGATTTTACCATGAATGCGTGGAAACAACCTACATACTGGGAACAACTGAAACTAATCACTAAGAGGCAATACCTTTGCACCAAGAGAGATAGGACGTATATGGCTGCAAAGTACTTATTGAATTCGGGTGCTGGTCTGTTTATTGGGTTTTCGTTTTGGGATATAAAGCACAATATTAATGGTTTGCAAAATTgtatctttttttgcttcaTGGCCCTTTGTGTTTCTTCCCCCTTGATTAATCAGGTCCAGGACAAAGCTTTAGTTTCCAAGGAAGTTTTCATTGCAAGAGAATCTAGATCGAACACCTACCATTGGTCAGTTTTGCTTCTATCCCAGTTGTTGGTTGAATTACCTTTAGCCATCACAAGTTCTACCTTGTTTTTCGTCTGTGCCTTCTTCTGTTGTAAGTTCAACAACTCACCACCAATTGCTGGTGTATTCTTCCTGAACTACATCCTTTTCTCTGCTTACTACCTGACATTTGGTCTCTGGTTGATATACACGGCTCCTAATTTACAAACAgctgctgtttttgttgcCTTCTTCTACAGTTTCACTGCTTCCTTCTGTGGTGTTATGCAGCCATACAGTTTATTCCCAAGGTTCTGGACCTTCATGTACAGAGTCTCGCCATACACTTACTTTGTCGATACATTTGTAAGTTTGCTACTTCACGACAGAAAGGTCCTGTGTGATCTGATGGAGTTTGTTCCCGGACAACCATTAAAGGGTCAAAACTGTGGTCAGTTTATGGCAGCCTACATCGAGGAATTCGGCGGTTACTTGAAGAATCCGAATACATTCACAGTCTGCGCTTACTGTACGTATACTACCGGTGACGACTTCTTAAAGGTGCAAGGCATGGGTTACCACCACAGATGGAGAAACTTTGGTATTGAGTGTGCCTTTGTCGCGTTCAACATATTCGCCATGTTCGCAGGGTACTACCTAACGTACATTGCCAAGATATGGCCAAAGGTTTTCAAACATTTCAGAGTGCTTAAATTCAAGAAGTCGGCGCCCTCGCCCAAGGAAACATCCGTTGTGTAA
- the KNAG0L00690 gene encoding alkene reductase has translation MSFQTNFTPVALKDANLFKPIKVGAMELDHRVVMAPLTRMRALHPNHIPNEELTPLYYDQRSKAPGTLIITEATFISAQAGGYDNAPGIWSEEQVAVWKKIFAKIHGNNSFVFVQLWNLGRQAIPSAMARDGLRYDSASDDLYIDEETKKAAFDAGIKQHGITKSEIKQYIAEYVHAAKNSIEAGADGVEIHSANSYILNQFLDPISNHRTDEYGGSIENRARFSLEVVDALINAIGAERVGIRFSPFGKYGGMSGSDDPQVYELYSYLLDQLESRAQFGNRLAYVHLMEPRVTNASLEEGQGEDLEHSNDFAYEHWKGPIIRSGTFAINPDITKRVVDDRTLIAYGRYFISTPDLPHRLAEGLPLNKYDRPTFYAPSAVGYTDYPTYEEALKLGWKA, from the coding sequence ATGTCTTTCCAAACAAACTTTACCCCCGTCGCTCTTAAGGACGCCAACCTCTTCAAACCCATCAAAGTGGGGGCCATGGAATTGGACCACCGTGTCGTGATGGCTCCATTGACCAGAATGAGGGCTCTTCACCCTAACCATATCCCCAACGAGGAATTGACCCCATTGTACTATGACCAGAGATCAAAGGCTCCAGGTACTCTGATTATCACGGAGGCAACTTTCATCTCCGCACAAGCTGGTGGGTACGACAACGCTCCAGGTATCTGGTCAGAGGAACAGGTTGCCGTCTGGAAGAAGATCTTTGCTAAGATACACGGGAACAACTCCTTTGTCTTTGTACAATTGTGGAATTTGGGAAGACAGGCTATCCCCAGCGCTATGGCCAGAGATGGGCTCCGTTACGACTCTGCCTCTGATGACTTGTACATAGACGAAGAGACCAAGAAGGCCGCATTCGATGCCGGTATTAAGCAACACGGTATCACCAAAAGTGAGATCAAGCAGTACATTGCAGAGTACGTCCATGCTGCCAAAAACTCTATCGAGGCCGGTGCTGACGGTGTCGAGATCCACAGTGCCAACAGTTATATACTGAACCAATTCCTGGACCCAATTTCTAACCATAGAACTGACGAATACGGCGGATCTATTGAAAACAGAGCCCGCTTCTCTTTGGAGGTTGTCGATGCCTTGATCAATGCCATCGGTGCCGAAAGAGTGGGGATCAGATTTTCACCCTTTGGGAAGTACGGTGGTATGTCAGGTAGCGACGATCCTCAGGTATACGAACTCTACTCTTACCTGCTGGACCAATTGGAATCGAGAGCACAATTTGGTAACAGATTAGCATACGTGCACCTCATGGAACCCCGTGTCACGAATGCTTCCCTGGAGGAAGGCCAAGGTGAAGACCTGGAACATTCGAATGATTTTGCGTACGAACACTGGAAGGGTCCCATTATCAGATCTGGTACCTTTGCCATCAACCCAGATATTACCAAGAGAGTAGTGGACGACAGAACTTTGATCGCGTATGGGAGATACTTCATCTCAACTCCAGATTTACCCCACAGACTAGCCGAGGGGTTGcctttgaacaagtacgaCAGACCCACGTTTTATGCACCAAGTGCCGTTGGTTACACAGATTACCCAACTTACGAAGAGGCCTTGAAGTTGGGGTGGAAAGCTTAA